The Chthoniobacterales bacterium DNA window GGTGAGGATTTTCCCGAGGGTGCTGCGCATTTTCCGGCGGTCGCAAATGAGATCAACGAGGCCGTGCTCGACGAGAAATTCCGCCGTCTGGAAACCCGGAGGCAAATCCTGGTGCGTGGTTTCCTTGATCACGCGCGGGCCGGCAAAGCCGATCATGCATTTGGGTTCGGCAATAATCAGGTCGCCGAGCGAGGCGTAACTGGCCATGACGCCGGCGGTCGTCGGATTGGTGAGGATGGAGAGATAGGGGAGTTTCGCCTGGGCGTGGCGGGCGAGCGCGCCGCTGGTTTTGGCCATTTGCATGAGACTCAACATGCCCTCGTACATGCGCGCACCGCCCGAGGCGGAGACGACGATGACGGGGATGCCCTCGGCGGTGGCAAGCTCGATGGCGCGGGTGATTTTTTCCCCAACGACGGAGCCCATGGTGGCGGCGAGAAATGAGAAATCCATCACGGCGATGCTCACGCGGTGGCCTTCGAGCGTGCCAGTGCCGGTGATGACGGCGTCCACGAGGCCGGTGTCTTTCTGGTATTTGCGGAGGCGGTCGGCGTAAGTGGAGACGCCTTTGAAATTCAGCGGATCGACGGAGGCCATGCGGGCGTCGCGCTCCTGAAACGAGCCGGGGTCGAGCAGCAACGCGATGCGTTCACGCGCAGACTGGGTGAAATGGTGGTCGCACTTGGGGCAGACGCGGCTGTTTTCCTCGAGTTCGAGATTGTGAATGACCTCGCCGCAGCTCGGACATTTTTGCCAGAGACCTTCGGGCATATCTTTTTTCTTGGTGTTGTCGGTCTTGATTTTCGGTTTGGAAAAAATACCCATGGGAGTTGCAGTGTTATGGAGTTTCGGAAAAAATCAGCCCCTTGCCACGCAGATGGCGCGGACGCTGGCAGCCCCGCTGGCGAGCAGGACGCGGGCGCACTCGTTGAGCGTGGACCCGGTGGTCAGGACGTCATCGACGAGAACGAGGTGTTTGTTTTGCACAGCCGTATTCTGACTCACGTGAAAGGCATCGTGCAAGTTTTCCATGCGCTCGGCCCGGTCAAAGGAGGTTTGCGTCTGGGTGCGGCGGACGCGTTTCAACGTATGGAGCAAGGGAAAATGGAACTCGGCCGCGAGAATTTCGGCGAGGAGCCGGGCCTGATTGTAACCACGCTCGCGCTGGCGCGTGGCGTGGAGCGGCACGGGAATGAGCGCGTCGATGGGAGTCGCAGTCATCCGCGAGTCGTCGAGCGTGTCCGCCAGCCAGCCGGCGAGCGGGCGGCGAAGGTGCTCGCGGTGATTGTATTTGAAGTCGTGAATGAGGTTGCGGACGAGGCCCTGGGCGTGACGCGACGCGACGGCGCAGGTGAAATGCATGGGCCGATCCTGACAATTCGGACACTGAAATTCCGTGTCAATCGCGCCGTCAAACGGATGCGAGCAGCATTGGCAAAACGGCGGCTTCACCCGGCGCGTGAGGCGGGTGCATTTCGCGCATAGCCAGCCCGATTCGAGCCGACACTGGCAGCCGGCGCAGAGTGGCGGGATCAACAAATCCGCCGCCGTCTGCGTCCAGCGTTGGAGTGTGGGAAACGTCATCGCGCGGAGTTTTTGCGGAGCGTCAGCCAGACTAAAACGAAGAGCAAAAGCATCACGCCGAGTGCTCCGAAACCGATGGTCAGGTCGGTGTCGAACCACGGCATCGCGTTTCGTTTCACGTCATATTTCGCCAGTTTGGTGAAGGAAAATTTGCTCAGGATCACCCCCGAATGCAGGCCGATGGAGAACCACAAACCGCGCGTTTTCATGGCCGCGTAACCGAGCGTGCAGCCGAGGATGAAGAGCGTGCCGCAGCCGGCGAGGACGAGCTGCGGATGCGAGAAACGTTCGAAGGAAAGGGGAATCAAATGGAACCCGGAAAGCCAGGTGACGGACTTGGCGGCGATGACGGTGTCCATCGGTTTCAGGAAGTGGACGACGGCGTAGAGCGCCGAGACGAAGATCAGCGCCCACCAGCGATTCGACGAGCGGGTGACGAGCTTGGTCAGCGCGCCGCGGAAGAAATATTCCTCGATCACGGGCGCGACGATGGCGGTCAAAACCACGCTTTGGACGCGGCTCCAGGGGAGGGGACTTTTCCAGTTCCAGTAATCGAAATGGATCAGCCCAAAGACGAGCGCCGTCAGAACGAAGAACGCCAGGAGGAAGCCGATGACTAAATTTTTGAGCGGAGTTGGATCGTTTTGAGCGAAGAGCACTTTCGCGCCGGGCAAATGCAGCCAGCGGCAGATCGGCACTAGTAACACCACCGCTGCGATCAATATTGCGCGGTGAAAATACCGCTGAAAGTCGCTCTCATGGAGAATCCGCAGCCAGTGATGCTGATGCCCCAGCCAGTTGCCCGCCCAGAAAAGCCACGGGGCCAGCAGTGCGCCAAACAACACGACGGCAGCGAAGTAAACGAGGATTTTAAGGCTGTCTTTCAAGAATGAGGCGGTTTGAAGTGACCCGTTTTTAGAGTGGTCAAGACGCGTCCGCCAGTGAAAAACTGCGCGTGTGCACAACGAACACACATGGAAGGAACGGACCGCTGACGGCGACAAACGCGAGGTGCGCGCGGTGAAATTTGGCGGCAACTGGCGCATCCAGGCCAAGCTCCGCAACGATCCGCAGTGGACCTATTTCGACACGCCGCTGATGGACGATTTGCTGGAGTTGCGCGAGGTGCTTTTTCGGAAATATCAGCGTCGGCGCGCGGCGGTCGAGGACGTGCTTTTGATTAACAGCCTCATCGTCAAACGCGGCGGCGAGTCGAAATATGCCGACTCCGAGTGAAGTCATTGCGCTGGACAAGGCGCACGGCTGGCACCCGTTTACTCCGATGGCGCAGTGGTGCGATCCGGCGCATGAGCCGCTGGTCATCGTTAGTGGCGACGGGCCCTATTTATTCGACTCGAATGGAAATCGTTACCTCGATGGAAATTCCTCGATCTGGACGAATATCCACGGGCATCGGCATCCGAAAATCAACGCGGCCATCGCGGCCCAGCTTGAGAAAATTGCGCACGTTTCGTTTCTCGGTTTCACCCATCCACTGGCGGCGGAACTCGGCGCTCGGCTCTGCGGTTTCTTTCCAGATAACACTCTAACTCGCTGCTTTTTTTCCGACGACGGCTCCACTGCGATGGAAGTCGCCTTGAAAATGTCGGCGCAGTTTTGGGAAATGACCGGCCAGCCGCAGCGGACGCGGTTTGTGAGTTTTCGGTCGGCGTATCACGGCGACACGCGCGGCGCAGCGAGCTTGGGAGACATCCCGCTTTTTCGCGGAGGACTCGGGGCGCAGGATTTTCCAGCGGCGCGGGTTTCCAGTCTGGAGGAGCTGTCCCGCATCGAGGCGAATGACGTCGCAGGCATCGTCATCGAACCCATCATTCAAGGCGTCGCCGGCATGAAACCGTGGCCGGTGGGAATGCTGGCGGAACTGCGCAAATGGACAGAATCGAATGGAACTCACCTCATTTTGGACGAGGTGATGACGGGCTTTGGGCGCACCGGGAAAATGTTTGCCTGCCAGCACGAGGACGTGATTCCCGACTTTCTCTGCCTCGCCAAAGGACTCACCGGCGGCTACCTCCCGATGGCTGCGACGCTGACCAATGAGACGATTTTTCGCGCTTTCCAAGGCGATGTCAGCCGGACGTTTTTCTACGGCCACAGCTACACCGCAAACCCGCTGGGTTGCGCCGCCGCGATGGCGAGTCTGGATGTTTTCGAAGAGGAAAAAACGCTGGAAAACTTGCAGCCAAAGATCGCTTTCCTCGGAGAAAAACTGGCCGAGTTAGGGCGTAATCACGCGGTCAGCTTTCGCCAATGCGGCTTCGTCGCCGGGATCGACGTCCCGCCCGGAACCGGCGCGAAAGTCTGCCTCGCCTCCCGCGCTCATGGATTGCTCACGCGCCCGATTCGCGACACCGTCGTCCTCATGCTGCCGCTCTGCGTCTCGCTCGCGCAGATTGCAGAATCCGTCGCTGCGCTCGATAGTGCCCTCCATGAAGCCGAATCTCGTTAAATGCCCCATTTGCGGGAAGGAAAATGAGTTTTTCTCCGAGCCGACCGGGCCGTTTTGCTCGGCACGTTGCAAGAATGTCGATCTCTACGGCTGGCTCAAGGAGGAATATGTCATTAGCGAGCCGCTGCGCCCCGATCATCTCGCCGAATACGAGGAATTGTCGGGCGAGGATCTCGACCGGCCTTAAAAAGACTTGCGGATTGGAAAGTTAGCCATACGATGTATGGCAATGAAAATGACCATGCATATCGACGACGACTTGTTAAGAAGCGTGATGGCGGAATATGGCTGCGACTCCAAGACGGAAGCCGTGGAGATGGCTTTGCGCGAAGCAGACCGGCGAGCCAAATTGAAAAAATTTGCCACCGCTGGCCTCGGCTTCACCGCCGACGAATTGCGCGATGCCGTGGAGCCCGATTACGATGTCATGAGCCTGCGCGTAGCCGAGGCGCCTGCCCGATATGGAAAATCTGGAAGCTCCGACGCTCGTTGATTCTAATGTGTTCATTGGCCTCATGCGCAAAGGGCTCGACCCGGCGGAGACGCTGACGCAGACCGTGTCGCTGACCGATCTGGCGACGTGCGGCATGGTGCGCCTGGAGGTGCTGCGCGGGGTGAAAAATCCCCGTGTGCGCGACAAGCTCTCCAGCTTTTTCGATGTGCTGCAAAATGTCCCCACCGACAACCGGCTCTGGGAAGAGGCGGCCAGTCTCGCCTGGAAACTCGACCGCGTGGGGCGTGTGCTGCCCGCGCAGGATATTCTCATTGCCGCGTCCGCCATGCGGGTGGGTGCGGTGGTGCTGACGGCGGATGCTCATTTCCAAAACATCCCCGGTTTGCGTGTGAATAAATGGGTGGACTAATCCACCAGTGCGGCGAGCCGTTTTGAGGTTTCGCCTCGAACTGGCAGGCCGTGGGCGAAGCAGATCGTGCTCACATCGAGCGTTGTTAGCAGTTGCAGACTGCGCCGCATTTGCTTGGCGTCGGTGGCGTATTTGTCGGGCAGGGGAGCGAAGGAGAACGAGTCGAGATTGATCACGATGTCGCCGAGGATGAGCAGTTTCTTTTGAGGGAAATAGAACCCGACTTCCCCCGCTCCCGCTCCGGGAAGTGTTAGGACTTCCAATCCATTCAGGCCGTCGGGAAATGGCTCAGTCCCGATGGAAATTTCCGCCGCCGCCTCAGGATGCGCGAAGACGGGAACGCCGTAGCGGTCGCGATAAAACGCAGAGTCGCGCTCGTGGTTTCCATTGGTTAGAAGAATCGCTGACACCTTCGCCGGCAACTCCTCCAATTGACTCAAACCCGAATGTGTTAGTCGAATCGGATCGACCAAATAAAGCATTCCGCCGCAGCCCACCGCGTGGCTGGTGATCTCGACTTTGGCTTGCGCCGAATAGGCCTGCCAGAGATGGACGCCGGGCTGGACTTCCTGAATTTCCTCGGCGGCAGCCATAAGCAAACCGCGAGGTTAGTATTTAACTCCGCAGCCGTAGGGCTTCGACGTACTAACAGTGACCGGATTGCCCGCCATGGCGGCGTCGAGTGTTGACTTCACATAGTTCTCCGCAGTCGCGATGTCGGCGGGATCGGCGGACGGTTTGTTATCAATGCCGCCCTGGTAAATGAGGTTGCCCTCGGGGTTAATGATGAAGATGTGCGGAGTCGTTTTCGCACCGTAGAGATGGCCAACTTTGCCATCGTGATCTAACAATAGCGCCGTGGGGGAGGTCTTCTTCTCAGCGGCGATTTTGTTATACTCCTCGGGAGAATAGTTACCCTGCTTGCCAGTGGCGGAGGAGTTGATGGAAAGCCAGACGACGCCTTTGTTAACATAGGTCTTTTGCAGCGTCTGCATGTTGGAGCTGTCGTAGTGTTTCCTAACAAATGGGCAATCCGGGTTATACCATTCGAGGACCACAAACTTGCCTTTGAAATCAGTCAGCGAATGCGTCTTTCCCTGCGTGTCGGTGAGGGTGAAATTTTCCGCGGGTTTGCCGACTTCCACTGCCGCAAACACAGGCGAAAGAAGTCCGATGAGAAGGAGGGCGAGGAGTTTCATGTTAGCCTGAGACAGAAGGAAGATAGATTGCGTTCAAAGTCGTCCCAAGGCATCAAGCACCGTCTGCGGCGTGAGCAATTCTGGAAGCACCACCGCCGGCCGCGAACGGTCCGCTGGATAGATCAGGTAGAGTGGCACTCCGGCGCGTCCATATTGCTTCAGCACGCGGGTAATTTCCGGGTCGCCGTTGGTCCAGTCGCCTTCGAGAAAGAGGACGTTTTTCTCTCGAAACACCTGCTGCACGGCGGCGGAATCGATGGCGACGCGCTTGTTGACCTTGCAGGAAAGACACCAGTCGGCGGTGAAATCGACGAAGACAATCCGTTCGCCAGCCAGAGCGCGATCCAACTCGGCTGCAAAACTTTTCTGCCCGACTGGCGTTTCTTTCACCGGACGAAACCAGCCCAGCGTCACCGCGATGCCGCCGAGGACGACTAACAGTGCGATCACGCCAAATCTGCGGCTTCCCGGCGACGCGACCGGCGTGAGAAACGCCCCATAAATCCACGCGCCCAATCCGCAGAGCAGGAGCAGCGCGCCGAGGAAAACGATGGCGTCGATGCCGAGTTGACGCCCCACGATCCAGACAAACCAAAGCAGCGTCGCGAGCAGGAGAAACCCCATGAATTCCTTCAGCCGCACCATCCAGAGACCCGGCTTTGGCAGAAATCGCATCCAGCCCGGATTCGCGCAGAGCAGCAGATAGGGCGCGCTCATTCCGAGGGCGATGGCGGCGAACACCGAGAGCAGCGCCGGCGCGGGCTGGGTGAGCGCAAAAGCCAGCGTCGTCCCCAGATACGGCGCCGTGCAGGGCGTCCCGAGGATCGTCGCAAAGACGCCCTGGAAAAACGCCCCGCCGTAGCCGTCGCCCGTGTCGTCCAGTTTCGTCGTGGCGCTGCCGGGCAGGGTGATCTCGTAAACGCCGAGCAGATTCAGAGCGAAGAGGAAAATGAGCACGGCGATCCCGATGTTAAACCATGGGTTTTGAAACTGCTGCGCCCACGAGATTTCCCGTCCGGTCGAACGCAAAATCAGCAGTACCACGCCGATGCCGAGAAACCACGCAAACATGCCGCCAGCAAAGGCGAGCCCGAGCCGAAACACGCGCTGCCGCGACTCGCCCGCTTGTTTGACGAATGAAAACATCTTCAGCGAAATCACCGGCAGCACGCAGGGCATGAGGTTCAGGATCAGCCCGCCGATGAAGCCGAAAAGCAGCGCCGGGAGCAGGGTGAGGCTGGAGGTCGAAGCTGGTGTGGCTTGAGTGGCGCTAGGGGTTTTCTCGCCGACCATTTCGATGAAACTCCCATCCGCAGTTTGCAGGACGCCCGGAATTTTCTTGGCGGGCTCGCTGCCGTCGAGCAGGGGAATGGTGACCGTCAATCCATTGCCGGTTTGCTGCAAAGTCGGATGTCCCACGAGCACGCCATCCGGTGGATTGGGAAAATAATTCGTTTCCGAGCCGTCACCGATGGGCCCGGCGATAAAGAACTCCAGCGCCTTCCCAGTGCTCTTCCATTCCACTTTTAGACTGGGCGCACGCTCCGGGATGCGCTTTTCATACCGCTCAAACTCCGCTCTGTTTTCCTGATTCCCCGGGATGGTTAGTTGCAGTTCCGCCTTGCCCGGCACGCAGAGTTTCTCGCAGACCAGCCAAGACGCCTTCGCCCCAATTTCCACGGGAGTTCCATTCCAATCCTTCGGCGGTGTCACCGTCGCAAAGAGCAGCACCTCGCCCGAGTAAACATACACCTGCAAGCCGCCGTCCTCGTTGTCCACCGTGGGCGCGGGCCATTGCAACTCCCCCGCGACAAACCCCGGCGGGAGCGTCCATTCGATCTTCGTCGGCAAGCCCGAATCGCCCGGATACCGCCAATACGTGTGCCAGCCCTCCGCCATTTTCAGGAGCACGCCCACACGAAATGGCTTTCCCGCCTGCACCTGCGTCGTGTCGGCAATGAGACGCGGCTCTACGAGCGTCTTCCCCTGATAATTCTGCGCCTGCGCCGGCCAGAGCGTTGCCATCCACAGGAGACAGAGAAAAAAGCCGGACCGGAAAAAATTCACCGCACTACCTACCATTCCCCCGCGCCCCGCGCAAAACCGCCCCGCCCGGCACTTGTCCTCAAGTGCCACCTACCCCTCGCGCAACTTCCCGCCCGTCACATAATACATCGCCTGACGCTGCAACTCGTGACCCGTCCGCAGCCCCAGCTTGTCCTTGATCTTGCCGCGATAGCTTTCCACCGTCTTCACACTCACCCGCAACTCCGCCGCCACCGTCTTCGTCGCCGCGCCGCCGCCGATCAGTCGAAAAATTTCCAGCTCCCGTCGCGTCAACGACTCCACCCCATTCGACCGCAACTCCACCCCGCCCGACGCCAGATTTTCCAGCAGCAAACTCTCCACTTGCGGACCCACCATGCGCCGCCCCTCCGCCGCCTCCAGCATCGCCCCGAGCAGCGC harbors:
- the accD gene encoding acetyl-CoA carboxylase, carboxyltransferase subunit beta, whose amino-acid sequence is MGIFSKPKIKTDNTKKKDMPEGLWQKCPSCGEVIHNLELEENSRVCPKCDHHFTQSARERIALLLDPGSFQERDARMASVDPLNFKGVSTYADRLRKYQKDTGLVDAVITGTGTLEGHRVSIAVMDFSFLAATMGSVVGEKITRAIELATAEGIPVIVVSASGGARMYEGMLSLMQMAKTSGALARHAQAKLPYLSILTNPTTAGVMASYASLGDLIIAEPKCMIGFAGPRVIKETTHQDLPPGFQTAEFLVEHGLVDLICDRRKMRSTLGKILTYFTPKRHAA
- a CDS encoding protein-disulfide reductase DsbD domain-containing protein; translation: MATLWPAQAQNYQGKTLVEPRLIADTTQVQAGKPFRVGVLLKMAEGWHTYWRYPGDSGLPTKIEWTLPPGFVAGELQWPAPTVDNEDGGLQVYVYSGEVLLFATVTPPKDWNGTPVEIGAKASWLVCEKLCVPGKAELQLTIPGNQENRAEFERYEKRIPERAPSLKVEWKSTGKALEFFIAGPIGDGSETNYFPNPPDGVLVGHPTLQQTGNGLTVTIPLLDGSEPAKKIPGVLQTADGSFIEMVGEKTPSATQATPASTSSLTLLPALLFGFIGGLILNLMPCVLPVISLKMFSFVKQAGESRQRVFRLGLAFAGGMFAWFLGIGVVLLILRSTGREISWAQQFQNPWFNIGIAVLIFLFALNLLGVYEITLPGSATTKLDDTGDGYGGAFFQGVFATILGTPCTAPYLGTTLAFALTQPAPALLSVFAAIALGMSAPYLLLCANPGWMRFLPKPGLWMVRLKEFMGFLLLATLLWFVWIVGRQLGIDAIVFLGALLLLCGLGAWIYGAFLTPVASPGSRRFGVIALLVVLGGIAVTLGWFRPVKETPVGQKSFAAELDRALAGERIVFVDFTADWCLSCKVNKRVAIDSAAVQQVFREKNVLFLEGDWTNGDPEITRVLKQYGRAGVPLYLIYPADRSRPAVVLPELLTPQTVLDALGRL
- a CDS encoding thioredoxin family protein, with protein sequence MKLLALLLIGLLSPVFAAVEVGKPAENFTLTDTQGKTHSLTDFKGKFVVLEWYNPDCPFVRKHYDSSNMQTLQKTYVNKGVVWLSINSSATGKQGNYSPEEYNKIAAEKKTSPTALLLDHDGKVGHLYGAKTTPHIFIINPEGNLIYQGGIDNKPSADPADIATAENYVKSTLDAAMAGNPVTVSTSKPYGCGVKY
- a CDS encoding PIN domain-containing protein, which produces MRKGLDPAETLTQTVSLTDLATCGMVRLEVLRGVKNPRVRDKLSSFFDVLQNVPTDNRLWEEAASLAWKLDRVGRVLPAQDILIAASAMRVGAVVLTADAHFQNIPGLRVNKWVD
- a CDS encoding ComF family protein encodes the protein MTFPTLQRWTQTAADLLIPPLCAGCQCRLESGWLCAKCTRLTRRVKPPFCQCCSHPFDGAIDTEFQCPNCQDRPMHFTCAVASRHAQGLVRNLIHDFKYNHREHLRRPLAGWLADTLDDSRMTATPIDALIPVPLHATRQRERGYNQARLLAEILAAEFHFPLLHTLKRVRRTQTQTSFDRAERMENLHDAFHVSQNTAVQNKHLVLVDDVLTTGSTLNECARVLLASGAASVRAICVARG
- a CDS encoding MBL fold metallo-hydrolase, whose amino-acid sequence is MAAAEEIQEVQPGVHLWQAYSAQAKVEITSHAVGCGGMLYLVDPIRLTHSGLSQLEELPAKVSAILLTNGNHERDSAFYRDRYGVPVFAHPEAAAEISIGTEPFPDGLNGLEVLTLPGAGAGEVGFYFPQKKLLILGDIVINLDSFSFAPLPDKYATDAKQMRRSLQLLTTLDVSTICFAHGLPVRGETSKRLAALVD
- a CDS encoding type II toxin-antitoxin system VapB family antitoxin, coding for MAMKMTMHIDDDLLRSVMAEYGCDSKTEAVEMALREADRRAKLKKFATAGLGFTADELRDAVEPDYDVMSLRVAEAPARYGKSGSSDAR
- the yacG gene encoding DNA gyrase inhibitor YacG yields the protein MKPNLVKCPICGKENEFFSEPTGPFCSARCKNVDLYGWLKEEYVISEPLRPDHLAEYEELSGEDLDRP
- a CDS encoding CPBP family intramembrane glutamic endopeptidase, producing MKDSLKILVYFAAVVLFGALLAPWLFWAGNWLGHQHHWLRILHESDFQRYFHRAILIAAVVLLVPICRWLHLPGAKVLFAQNDPTPLKNLVIGFLLAFFVLTALVFGLIHFDYWNWKSPLPWSRVQSVVLTAIVAPVIEEYFFRGALTKLVTRSSNRWWALIFVSALYAVVHFLKPMDTVIAAKSVTWLSGFHLIPLSFERFSHPQLVLAGCGTLFILGCTLGYAAMKTRGLWFSIGLHSGVILSKFSFTKLAKYDVKRNAMPWFDTDLTIGFGALGVMLLLFVLVWLTLRKNSAR
- the bioA gene encoding adenosylmethionine--8-amino-7-oxononanoate transaminase translates to MPTPSEVIALDKAHGWHPFTPMAQWCDPAHEPLVIVSGDGPYLFDSNGNRYLDGNSSIWTNIHGHRHPKINAAIAAQLEKIAHVSFLGFTHPLAAELGARLCGFFPDNTLTRCFFSDDGSTAMEVALKMSAQFWEMTGQPQRTRFVSFRSAYHGDTRGAASLGDIPLFRGGLGAQDFPAARVSSLEELSRIEANDVAGIVIEPIIQGVAGMKPWPVGMLAELRKWTESNGTHLILDEVMTGFGRTGKMFACQHEDVIPDFLCLAKGLTGGYLPMAATLTNETIFRAFQGDVSRTFFYGHSYTANPLGCAAAMASLDVFEEEKTLENLQPKIAFLGEKLAELGRNHAVSFRQCGFVAGIDVPPGTGAKVCLASRAHGLLTRPIRDTVVLMLPLCVSLAQIAESVAALDSALHEAESR